Proteins from one Doryrhamphus excisus isolate RoL2022-K1 chromosome 19, RoL_Dexc_1.0, whole genome shotgun sequence genomic window:
- the ier5l gene encoding immediate early response gene 5-like protein produces the protein MINTAECAVDAQSLISISLMKIHNSRTQRGGIKLHKNLLVSYVLRNARQLYIKEKYAEIYRMQQYEEVMTVCNEIQELDPLDVDEADNEEQTREACCGEDAAQHGRAAGALSGKEPEPSYYRSCCMDVSVAPHGDQIPADNCNQTTVLDLDTHVVTTVENGYLHQDCRCCDAPQTGQGAQSPGKKRKVDAGACGLCEAEEASEFSASRKRPKRDEYSYCNPDYTDTSNISNLISIFGSGFSGLLSRQADLEQICSKQALASLGAWTRAIVAF, from the coding sequence ATGATCAACACAGCGGAATGCGCCGTGGACGCGCAAAGCTTGATCTCCATCTCCCTCATGAAGATCCACAACTCCAGGACGCAGCGAGGAGGCATCAAGCTGCACAAGAACCTGCTGGTCTCCTACGTGCTGAGGAACGCCAGACAGCTTTACATCAAGGAGAAGTACGCGGAGATCTACAGGATGCAGCAGTACGAGGAGGTGATGACGGTGTGCAACGAGATCCAGGAGCTGGACCCGCTGGACGTGGACGAAGCCGACAACGAGGAGCAGACGCGGGAGGCTTGCTGCGGCGAAGACGCGGCGCAGCACGGACGGGCGGCGGGCGCTCTCTCCGGTAAAGAACCGGAGCCCTCCTACTACAGAAGCTGCTGCATGGACGTCTCCGTTGCGCCGCACGGCGACCAGATCCCCGCCGACAACTGCAACCAAACCACCGTGCTGGACCTGGACACGCATGTGGTGACGACAGTGGAGAACGGATACCTCCACCAGGACTGCCGCTGCTGTGACGCGCCCCAGACCGGCCAGGGCGCGCAGTCGCCGGGAAAGAAGCGGAAGGTTGACGCCGGTGCTTGTGGACTGTGCGAGGCGGAGGAAGCTTCCGAGTTTTCCGCCTCACGCAAACGGCCCAAACGCGACGAGTACTCCTACTGCAACCCGGACTACACGGACACCTCCAACATCTCCAACCTGATCTCCATCTTCGGCTCGGGGTTTTCGGGGCTGCTGAGCAGGCAGGCGGACTTGGAGCAGATCTGCAGCAAACAAGCGCTGGCCAGCCTGGGAGCATGGACCCGGGCCATCGTGGCCTTttga